The Desulfomicrobium orale DSM 12838 genome includes a window with the following:
- the hlyD gene encoding secretion protein HlyD: protein MKRAVILFFLLAAALAGGWYWQHEYGHTRNGTPVFYGNVDIREVRLGFRVGGRVLEVPKEEGDAVAAGDVLARLDDEPFRNAVNQAEAKTAQLLARLEELRHGSRPEEIERARKNLLAAEAATENTRLVFERLQKLVHTGAAARQDFDTARSAYREAQARRDAAKADLKLFQAGARSEQIAQAQAAYDAARAELAQARVHLADTVLTAPEPGVLLTRAVEPGSMVQAGSTAVTVSLGQPVRIRAYVPEPELGQVFPGREALVYTDSRPEPYHGQIGDVSPRAEFTPKSVETTDLRTSLVYRFRVTVRDADNGLRQGMPVTVRLTE from the coding sequence ATGAAACGCGCAGTGATTCTTTTCTTTCTCCTGGCAGCCGCACTGGCCGGAGGATGGTACTGGCAGCACGAGTACGGCCATACCCGGAACGGGACGCCTGTTTTTTACGGGAATGTGGATATCCGGGAGGTCCGGCTGGGCTTCCGGGTGGGCGGCCGGGTGCTCGAAGTCCCCAAAGAGGAAGGCGACGCCGTGGCCGCAGGAGACGTTCTGGCCCGGCTGGACGATGAACCCTTCCGCAACGCCGTGAATCAGGCCGAAGCGAAGACGGCCCAGCTTCTGGCCCGGCTGGAGGAACTGCGGCACGGCAGCCGCCCGGAAGAAATCGAACGGGCCCGCAAGAATCTTCTGGCGGCCGAGGCGGCCACGGAAAATACCCGCCTTGTTTTCGAGCGCCTCCAGAAACTGGTGCATACGGGTGCGGCGGCCCGGCAGGATTTCGACACGGCCCGGTCCGCATACCGCGAGGCCCAGGCCAGACGCGACGCCGCTAAGGCTGACCTGAAGCTTTTTCAGGCCGGAGCCCGGAGCGAGCAGATCGCCCAGGCCCAGGCCGCTTACGACGCCGCCAGAGCGGAACTCGCCCAGGCTCGCGTGCATCTGGCCGATACGGTGCTTACCGCGCCGGAACCGGGCGTGCTCCTGACCCGGGCTGTGGAGCCGGGCAGCATGGTTCAGGCCGGAAGCACCGCCGTGACCGTCAGCCTCGGCCAGCCGGTCCGAATCCGGGCCTATGTGCCGGAGCCGGAGCTCGGACAGGTGTTCCCCGGACGTGAAGCGCTGGTGTACACGGATTCCCGTCCGGAGCCCTACCACGGCCAGATCGGCGATGTCTCGCCGCGCGCCGAGTTCACGCCCAAGTCCGTGGAGACCACGGATCTGCGCACGTCCCTGGTGTACCGCTTCCGGGTGACGGTCCGGGACGCGGACAACGGCCTGCGCCAGGGCATGCCGGTCACCGTGCGTCTGACGGAGTGA
- a CDS encoding ATP-binding cassette domain-containing protein yields MSAVVLSGVGKTFGGRPALSGIEAVVSKGMITGVAGPDGAGKTTLMRLMAGLLRPDTGRVSVLGHDPVAEAGLLRPRMGYMPQKFGLYEDLSVMENLTLHADLRGVTGAARDETFARLLEFTDLRRFTARMAGRLSGGMKQKLGLACALLGTPEVLLLDEPGVGVDPISRRDLWKMVRELSSGGLAVVWSTAYLDEAEACDSVLLLNEGNLLFSGKPGKLTGRLAGRSLHLRGVTDHRRQVLGRLLARPEVADGVIQGASLRIVLKDGAKTPDPDELKLTGSPSWHEVPPRFEDAFIDLLGGGPGGGSALAEAMPVRPSISGNLIEARDLTKKFGEFTAANQVTFAVRQGEIFGLLGPNGAGKSTIFKMMCGLLRPTSGQARVMGIDLARSPARARQRLGYMAQKFSLYGALTTRQNLEFFAGAYGLSRSRRQQAVAGMTAAFRLNPFLSTRADDLPLGFKQRLALACAAMHEPDILFLDEPTSGVDPVTRREFWNHINAMVEKGVTVMVTTHFMDEAEYCDRIGLVNQGRLIALAPPDELKARAASPELPDPAMEDAFIALIGDERRKKEET; encoded by the coding sequence ATGTCCGCCGTGGTCCTGTCCGGGGTAGGCAAAACCTTCGGCGGCCGTCCGGCTCTGTCGGGCATCGAGGCCGTTGTCTCCAAGGGCATGATCACCGGCGTGGCAGGGCCCGACGGTGCGGGGAAAACCACCCTCATGCGACTCATGGCCGGGCTTCTGCGGCCGGACACGGGCCGCGTCAGCGTCCTCGGACACGATCCCGTCGCCGAAGCCGGGCTCCTGCGCCCGCGTATGGGCTACATGCCTCAGAAATTCGGCCTTTATGAAGATCTCTCGGTCATGGAAAACCTGACCCTGCATGCCGATCTGCGCGGCGTGACCGGAGCCGCCCGCGACGAAACCTTCGCCCGGCTGCTGGAATTCACGGATCTGCGCCGCTTCACTGCCCGCATGGCCGGGCGGCTCTCGGGAGGGATGAAGCAGAAACTCGGCCTGGCCTGCGCTCTGCTGGGCACGCCGGAAGTTCTGCTGCTGGATGAGCCGGGCGTGGGCGTGGACCCCATTTCCCGGCGGGATCTCTGGAAGATGGTGCGGGAGCTGAGTAGTGGCGGACTGGCCGTGGTCTGGAGCACCGCCTATCTGGACGAGGCCGAAGCCTGCGACAGCGTACTTCTCCTGAATGAAGGCAATCTGCTCTTTTCGGGCAAGCCCGGTAAACTGACCGGCAGGCTGGCCGGGCGCAGCCTGCACCTGCGCGGCGTGACGGACCACAGGCGGCAGGTTCTGGGCCGTCTGCTGGCCCGGCCCGAGGTCGCGGACGGCGTGATTCAGGGTGCAAGCCTGCGCATCGTGCTCAAAGACGGGGCCAAGACGCCGGACCCGGATGAACTGAAACTGACCGGCTCGCCTTCCTGGCACGAGGTGCCGCCCCGCTTCGAGGACGCTTTCATCGATCTTCTGGGCGGCGGCCCCGGCGGCGGATCGGCTCTGGCCGAGGCCATGCCCGTCCGGCCCTCCATATCCGGAAATCTCATCGAAGCCAGAGATCTGACCAAAAAATTCGGCGAATTCACGGCGGCGAACCAAGTGACCTTTGCCGTGCGCCAGGGAGAAATCTTCGGACTTCTGGGACCCAACGGAGCGGGCAAATCGACCATTTTCAAGATGATGTGCGGCCTGCTTCGCCCCACATCCGGCCAGGCCCGCGTCATGGGCATCGACCTGGCCCGGAGCCCGGCCAGAGCGAGACAGCGTCTGGGCTACATGGCCCAGAAATTCTCCCTGTACGGAGCGCTGACCACCCGTCAGAATCTGGAATTTTTCGCCGGCGCGTACGGCCTTTCCCGCTCCCGGCGACAGCAGGCCGTGGCCGGCATGACGGCCGCCTTCAGGCTCAACCCCTTCCTCTCCACGCGTGCCGACGACCTGCCGCTGGGATTCAAACAAAGGCTGGCCCTGGCCTGCGCGGCCATGCACGAGCCGGACATCCTCTTTCTGGACGAGCCGACCTCCGGCGTGGATCCCGTCACCCGGCGGGAATTCTGGAACCACATCAACGCCATGGTGGAAAAAGGCGTGACCGTCATGGTCACCACGCATTTCATGGACGAGGCCGAATATTGCGACCGCATCGGGCTGGTCAATCAGGGACGGCTCATCGCTCTGGCCCCGCCGGATGAACTCAAGGCCAGAGCCGCTTCACCGGAGCTGCCCGACCCGGCCATGGAAGACGCCTTCATCGCCCTCATCGGCGACGAACGGCGGAAAAAGGAGGAAACATGA
- a CDS encoding rhodanese-like domain-containing protein, with product MLRPIAPEKADALLRAGEARLIDIRDPEEFARLSIPQARLIPLSVIGRHPLKDEGAPELPVIFTCRSGKRTARAEQTLARLAPGAYQLDGGISAWERAGLPVERAHMPLPLFRQIQIGAGGLVLLGSLGGLFWPPLYWLSAFVGAGLVFAGTTGFCGLGVLLSRMPWNRTRL from the coding sequence ATGCTGCGCCCCATTGCTCCCGAAAAAGCCGACGCCCTGCTGCGGGCCGGAGAAGCCCGATTGATCGACATCCGCGACCCCGAGGAATTCGCGCGTCTTTCCATTCCCCAAGCCCGCCTGATTCCCCTGTCCGTCATCGGCAGGCATCCTCTGAAGGATGAAGGTGCGCCGGAACTTCCCGTCATTTTCACCTGCCGGTCCGGAAAGCGCACTGCCCGCGCCGAACAAACCCTGGCCCGTCTGGCCCCGGGGGCTTACCAGCTGGATGGAGGCATCAGCGCCTGGGAACGGGCCGGTCTGCCCGTGGAGCGGGCTCACATGCCGCTGCCCCTGTTCCGCCAAATTCAGATAGGCGCGGGCGGCTTGGTGCTGCTCGGTTCTCTGGGCGGCCTGTTCTGGCCGCCGCTTTATTGGCTGAGCGCCTTTGTGGGCGCTGGTCTCGTCTTTGCGGGCACCACGGGATTCTGCGGGCTGGGTGTTCTGTTGTCCCGCATGCCGTGGAACAGAACCCGGCTCTAG
- a CDS encoding cytochrome c3 family protein — MAGVALTVGVAVAMTATDQARFCGGCHSMSEAALTHKHSVHAELACNECHAPHNLAAKIPFKAKAGTHDILATITSNVPDLIHPNGDTKEVTQANCVRCHQATISTVNMQIKEYCTDCHRHVPHTPKIPVAQRSAADA, encoded by the coding sequence CTGGCTGGTGTCGCGCTGACCGTGGGCGTGGCGGTGGCCATGACCGCCACGGATCAGGCCCGGTTCTGCGGAGGCTGCCATTCCATGTCCGAGGCCGCGCTGACTCACAAACATTCGGTCCATGCGGAACTGGCCTGTAACGAATGCCACGCCCCGCACAATCTGGCGGCCAAAATTCCGTTCAAGGCCAAAGCGGGCACCCATGACATTCTGGCCACGATCACCAGCAACGTGCCCGATCTCATCCATCCGAACGGCGACACCAAAGAGGTGACCCAGGCCAACTGTGTGCGCTGCCACCAGGCCACCATCAGCACCGTGAACATGCAGATCAAGGAATACTGCACGGACTGTCACCGCCATGTTCCCCACACGCCCAAAATCCCTGTAGCCCAAAGGAGCGCCGCCGATGCGTAG
- a CDS encoding IS5 family transposase (programmed frameshift) has product MSQLFYLSAEQLERIKPFFPRSHGIPRVDDRKVISGIIYVIKHGLQWKDAPREYGPYKTLYNRFLRWSRMGVFNNIFTELAKTAGQDGQVMNDATHLKAHRTAASLLKKGLFSRCIGRTKGGLNSKLHALCDGHGRPLAMKLTEGQVSDYKGAALLMDAIDALPETRELLADRGYDADWFRDALRARGITPCIPPRRSRKRPCSYDNDLYKQRHKIETMFGRIKDWRRIAMRYDRCAHTFFSALCLAASIIFYHCCPAKRYNLTV; this is encoded by the exons ATGAGCCAACTTTTCTACCTTTCTGCTGAACAACTCGAACGTATCAAGCCCTTCTTTCCACGTTCACATGGTATTCCGCGGGTCGATGACCGGAAAGTCATCAGCGGCATCATTTATGTCATCAAACATGGCCTGCAGTGGAAAGACGCGCCGCGCGAGTATGGCCCGTACAAGACACTGTACAATCGTTTTTTGCGTTGGAGCCGGATGGGCGTCTTCAACAATATTTTTACCGAATTGGCAAAAACAGCGGGACAGGATGGCCAGGTGATGAACGATGCAACCCACCTCAAGGCGCATCGAACCGCCGCCAGTTTGCTCAAAAAAGGGCTCT TTTCCCGCTGCATCGGACGCACAAAGGGCGGCCTGAACTCCAAACTCCATGCCCTTTGCGACGGCCACGGCAGGCCTCTGGCCATGAAGCTCACAGAAGGCCAGGTAAGCGACTACAAAGGAGCCGCCCTGCTTATGGACGCCATAGATGCTTTGCCTGAGACCAGGGAGCTGCTGGCGGACCGTGGTTATGACGCCGACTGGTTCCGTGATGCCCTGCGCGCCAGAGGCATTACGCCCTGCATCCCGCCCAGAAGGAGCCGGAAGAGACCCTGCTCGTACGATAACGATCTGTATAAACAGCGGCACAAGATTGAGACCATGTTTGGCAGGATCAAAGACTGGCGGAGAATAGCCATGCGTTATGACCGCTGCGCACATACCTTCTTTTCAGCTCTATGCCTCGCCGCTTCCATCATTTTCTATCATTGCTGTCCGGCTAAGCGATACAATCTAACAGTGTGA
- a CDS encoding ammonia-forming cytochrome c nitrite reductase subunit c552, with amino-acid sequence MRSTTILLMLLALCMAGCSDVSEPRNPEYKTGLPSDELRASVFKSEFPLEYETYVRNNESEIMTEYCGSVNYNENDNVSPLPEGYKHAQPYLKNLWLGYPFSYEYRAPRGHTHAVRDILHIDRINRYAEKGDMPATCWNCKTPKMMHYIKEYGDEFWAKDFNEFRENFDEDDMSISCPTCHNPTNMELRLYSEPLKDHLKQAGKDFDTLSRNEKRALVCAQCHVEYYFQDKSFGAAKKPVFPWEKGKNPEQIYEYYKTRGDTTIPGFEGNFVDWVHPVSQTPMLKAQHPDYETWHDGIHGSAGVSCADCHMNYLRMDGKKKISNHQWTSPLKDPDLKACRQCHTDKTPAYLKERVLYTQHKVWEQLMIAQNISVKAHEAIRMAAEFAGQKPADYDKLMIEAREMCRKGQFFWDFVSAENGIGFHNPVKAMDTLVKSQQYSQKAVDTAIKAAAFTTAEILSADIRTLVPPIPKHSRELQMDPAHMASHPWFRYLKVTPKAQQIWDGNKRLIPAPAAS; translated from the coding sequence ATGCGTAGCACCACGATTCTTCTCATGTTGCTGGCCCTGTGCATGGCCGGCTGTTCTGATGTTTCCGAGCCCAGGAACCCCGAGTACAAGACCGGACTGCCTTCCGATGAATTAAGGGCATCCGTCTTCAAATCCGAGTTTCCACTGGAATATGAAACCTATGTGCGGAACAATGAATCGGAAATCATGACGGAGTACTGTGGGTCGGTTAATTACAACGAAAACGATAACGTCAGTCCCCTGCCTGAAGGCTACAAACACGCCCAGCCGTACCTGAAAAACCTCTGGCTCGGCTATCCCTTCAGCTACGAATACAGGGCTCCACGCGGGCACACCCATGCCGTCAGGGACATTCTGCATATCGACCGCATCAACCGCTATGCGGAGAAAGGCGATATGCCCGCCACCTGCTGGAACTGTAAAACGCCCAAGATGATGCATTACATCAAGGAATACGGAGACGAGTTCTGGGCCAAGGACTTCAACGAGTTCCGGGAAAATTTCGATGAAGACGACATGAGTATCAGCTGCCCCACTTGCCACAACCCGACCAACATGGAACTGCGCCTCTATTCCGAACCGCTGAAAGACCATCTGAAACAGGCAGGCAAGGACTTCGACACGCTCTCCCGCAACGAAAAGCGCGCGCTGGTCTGCGCCCAGTGCCATGTGGAGTACTATTTTCAGGACAAGAGCTTCGGCGCGGCCAAGAAGCCCGTCTTCCCCTGGGAAAAAGGTAAAAATCCGGAACAGATTTACGAATATTACAAGACCAGGGGCGATACAACCATTCCCGGATTTGAAGGCAATTTCGTGGACTGGGTGCACCCCGTGTCCCAGACGCCCATGCTCAAGGCCCAGCATCCGGACTACGAAACCTGGCACGACGGCATACACGGCTCGGCGGGTGTGAGCTGCGCCGACTGCCACATGAACTATCTGCGCATGGACGGCAAAAAGAAGATCTCCAACCATCAGTGGACGTCGCCCCTGAAGGACCCGGACCTGAAGGCCTGCCGCCAGTGCCACACGGACAAGACGCCCGCTTATCTGAAGGAGCGCGTGCTCTACACCCAGCACAAGGTCTGGGAGCAGCTGATGATCGCCCAGAATATCTCGGTCAAGGCTCATGAGGCCATCCGCATGGCGGCCGAGTTTGCGGGCCAGAAACCGGCCGATTACGACAAGCTGATGATCGAAGCCCGGGAAATGTGCCGCAAGGGCCAGTTCTTCTGGGATTTTGTATCCGCCGAAAACGGAATCGGTTTCCACAACCCGGTCAAGGCCATGGACACCCTGGTCAAGTCCCAGCAGTACAGCCAGAAGGCCGTGGACACCGCCATCAAGGCGGCGGCTTTCACCACGGCCGAAATTCTGTCCGCCGACATCAGGACTCTGGTGCCGCCCATCCCGAAACACAGCCGCGAATTGCAGATGGACCCGGCGCACATGGCCAGCCATCCGTGGTTCCGCTACCTGAAGGTCACTCCCAAGGCCCAGCAGATCTGGGACGGCAACAAGCGGCTCATTCCGGCTCCGGCTGCCTCATAA
- a CDS encoding MFS transporter encodes MKTHSTALAAGSAASFLVPFMMSAVAIAMPVIQTEFSATAVELSWIVGSYILTLAAILLPVGRLSDIIGHKRTFVWGTGAFMCSSLCASLAWSAPALIVLRISQGIGASMILSTGVAIVTESYPLQERGRAMGILVACVYLGLSVGPLVGGFMTDLAGWRSIFFLCLFPGILGWVLARRIRGEWCPAREERFDLPGGLFYALFVICCVGGLTGLSRPERGWPLLAGAALAGTLFFLRSRRAPQPIVELALFRNRTFTLSSLATMINYSGTAALGFLLSLYLQVVKGFSPMQAGMVMVIQPVVQTVLSPLAGILADRIDAAKLASLGMGICGAGLWLLREVRTDTPLWSIGAVLCLMGLGFALFASPNMMVIMGSVEPKHYSIASSLIATMRTFGMSLSIGVTGVVFDFLLHGQPVSVNTIPEFLGSMTLILGICAGLCGLGVLFSLGRIRRAGT; translated from the coding sequence ATGAAGACACACTCTACGGCTCTGGCTGCCGGTTCCGCAGCCAGTTTCCTCGTGCCGTTCATGATGTCGGCCGTGGCCATCGCCATGCCCGTCATCCAGACGGAATTCTCCGCCACGGCCGTGGAACTGAGCTGGATCGTGGGCAGTTACATCCTGACCCTGGCCGCCATTCTGCTGCCTGTGGGTCGTCTGTCGGACATCATCGGCCACAAGCGGACCTTTGTCTGGGGGACTGGCGCGTTCATGTGTTCCTCCCTGTGCGCATCCCTGGCCTGGTCCGCTCCGGCACTCATCGTTTTGCGCATATCACAGGGCATCGGCGCGTCCATGATTCTGTCCACGGGCGTGGCCATTGTCACGGAGAGCTACCCGCTGCAGGAGCGCGGGCGGGCCATGGGCATCCTGGTGGCCTGTGTCTATCTGGGGCTGTCCGTGGGGCCGCTGGTGGGCGGATTCATGACCGATCTGGCCGGCTGGCGGTCCATATTCTTTCTGTGTCTGTTTCCCGGAATTCTGGGCTGGGTTCTGGCCCGGCGCATCCGGGGAGAGTGGTGTCCGGCCCGGGAAGAGCGTTTTGATCTGCCCGGCGGTCTGTTTTACGCGCTGTTCGTCATTTGCTGTGTGGGCGGCCTGACCGGCCTGTCCCGGCCCGAGCGGGGATGGCCTTTGCTCGCCGGAGCCGCACTGGCCGGAACGCTTTTCTTTCTCCGCTCCAGAAGAGCTCCTCAGCCCATTGTGGAATTGGCGCTGTTCCGCAACCGGACGTTCACCCTGTCCAGCCTGGCCACCATGATCAATTATTCAGGCACGGCCGCACTGGGGTTTCTGCTCAGTCTCTATCTTCAGGTGGTCAAGGGTTTTTCGCCCATGCAGGCCGGAATGGTCATGGTTATTCAGCCCGTAGTGCAGACGGTACTGTCGCCTCTGGCGGGGATTCTGGCCGACCGCATCGACGCCGCGAAGCTGGCCAGTCTGGGCATGGGTATCTGCGGTGCGGGGCTGTGGCTGTTGCGGGAGGTGAGGACGGACACGCCCCTTTGGAGCATCGGAGCCGTGCTGTGCCTCATGGGTCTGGGGTTCGCCCTGTTCGCGTCCCCGAACATGATGGTCATCATGGGCAGTGTGGAGCCGAAGCACTACAGCATCGCCTCCAGCCTGATCGCGACCATGCGCACGTTCGGCATGTCCTTGTCCATCGGGGTCACGGGAGTGGTTTTCGATTTTCTGCTGCACGGACAGCCGGTATCCGTGAACACCATCCCGGAATTTCTGGGCAGCATGACGCTGATTCTGGGTATCTGCGCCGGTCTTTGCGGGCTTGGGGTGCTCTTCTCCCTGGGGCGGATACGGCGTGCGGGAACATAG
- a CDS encoding IS4 family transposase, translating into MSHHNTLFSQTLSLIPRHVFQKLERRHKTGRSSRQFGFKEQFTVMAFIQLAARRSMRDGLRCLEAAGNRLYHWGLKNVARSTFADANNSRPAGFFKDLFVEMYGLCAAKAPKHKFRFKSKLFSLDATTIKLCLPLFPWASFRQAKGGVKVHTLLDHDGHIPAFATVTDAKTHESRIAQAMELPKGSIVVFDKGFTSYPWFRILGAKGVFFVTRLKRNAVFKLLERRLVNRKTGVTSDHIIEVSSRGKSLRLRRIGYRDQETGKHYEFLTNHFRLSAKTIADIYKDRWQIELFFKEIKQNLRIKTFVGNSENAVLIQIYTALTVYLLLAYQKFLSRLGLSVQQLFQLIQLNLLGEASLDELLNPRRRKFDNSYNFTLLDCIA; encoded by the coding sequence TTGAGTCACCATAATACACTATTCTCCCAGACGCTATCTCTGATTCCCAGACATGTTTTTCAGAAACTCGAAAGACGGCACAAAACCGGGCGCTCGTCGCGTCAATTCGGTTTCAAGGAGCAGTTCACGGTCATGGCCTTCATCCAGCTTGCCGCAAGACGTTCCATGCGCGATGGCCTGCGCTGCCTTGAGGCTGCGGGAAACCGCCTGTATCACTGGGGACTGAAAAACGTGGCCCGCTCGACCTTTGCTGACGCGAACAATTCTCGCCCCGCAGGCTTTTTCAAGGATCTGTTCGTCGAAATGTACGGCCTGTGCGCCGCAAAAGCCCCGAAGCACAAATTCCGTTTCAAATCCAAATTGTTCAGTCTGGACGCCACCACCATAAAGCTTTGCCTGCCGCTTTTTCCCTGGGCCTCGTTTCGGCAGGCCAAGGGCGGCGTCAAAGTACATACCTTGCTGGATCACGATGGCCATATCCCGGCTTTCGCAACCGTCACCGACGCCAAAACCCATGAAAGCCGCATAGCTCAGGCTATGGAGTTGCCCAAGGGCTCCATCGTGGTCTTTGACAAGGGCTTCACCAGCTATCCCTGGTTTCGGATCCTCGGGGCAAAGGGCGTCTTTTTTGTGACCCGGCTCAAGCGCAACGCCGTTTTCAAACTCCTGGAGCGCCGCCTCGTGAATCGCAAGACCGGCGTTACTTCCGATCACATCATTGAAGTCTCCAGCCGGGGAAAATCCTTACGCCTGCGCCGTATCGGCTATCGTGACCAGGAAACCGGGAAACACTACGAATTTTTGACCAACCATTTCCGGCTTTCGGCGAAAACCATCGCCGACATCTATAAAGACCGCTGGCAAATCGAGCTCTTCTTCAAGGAAATCAAACAAAATTTGCGCATAAAGACCTTCGTCGGCAACTCGGAAAATGCGGTCCTGATCCAGATTTACACGGCCCTGACGGTTTACCTGCTCCTCGCGTACCAGAAATTCCTCAGCCGTCTCGGACTCTCCGTACAGCAACTCTTCCAGCTCATTCAACTCAACCTGCTCGGCGAGGCATCCTTGGATGAACTCCTGAATCCCAGACGACGAAAATTCGATAATTCATATAACTTCACACTGTTAGATTGTATCGCTTAG
- a CDS encoding sigma-54-dependent transcriptional regulator, translating to MQDKGATILAVDDSPATLQMLTRHLVKAGYVLHTCASVEEAGDFLGRTVVDLVITDYRMPDSSGLDLVKYVRENFRDTEIMMVTGYPSINGAVEAMRDGAVAYLPKPFTGEELLEAVRDILDRQARRRFAHAEDRGPETYGIIGRCPEMRTVFELIGKASRTSANVLISGDSGTGKELVARAVHYNSSRRAAAFVPVNCAAIPETLLESELFGHVKGAFSGAKESRAGFFEIANGGTIFLDEIGDASPGLQAKLLRVMQSKEFCMVGSSRTRTVDTRIIAATHKDLRKLVEQGLFREDLFYRIHVVEIHLPSLAGRGEDILLLANHFLRRFSQDMGRSAVSLTDEALNALTQYSWPGNVRELENLLQRLVVIGEGQRIDITDLPESMRFSLGRNRYGDKTLAEVEAEHIRHVLARVGGNKTKAAEILGVDRKTLREKLKRQGLG from the coding sequence ATGCAGGACAAGGGCGCGACAATTCTGGCGGTAGACGACAGCCCGGCCACGTTGCAGATGCTGACCCGTCATCTGGTCAAAGCCGGATATGTTCTGCACACATGCGCAAGCGTCGAGGAAGCGGGGGATTTCCTTGGCAGGACCGTCGTGGATCTGGTCATCACGGACTACAGGATGCCCGATTCCAGCGGGCTGGACCTGGTCAAGTATGTGCGCGAGAATTTCCGGGACACGGAAATCATGATGGTCACGGGCTATCCGTCCATCAACGGCGCGGTGGAAGCCATGCGCGACGGGGCCGTGGCCTATCTGCCCAAGCCCTTCACTGGCGAGGAGCTGCTGGAGGCGGTGCGGGATATTCTGGACAGGCAGGCCCGGCGGCGTTTTGCCCATGCGGAGGACCGGGGGCCGGAAACCTACGGAATCATAGGCCGCTGTCCGGAAATGCGCACCGTGTTCGAACTGATCGGCAAGGCCTCGCGGACCAGCGCCAACGTGCTCATCTCCGGCGATTCAGGCACGGGCAAGGAACTGGTGGCCAGGGCCGTGCATTACAACAGTTCCCGCCGGGCGGCGGCCTTTGTGCCGGTGAACTGCGCGGCCATCCCGGAGACCCTGCTGGAGAGCGAACTCTTCGGGCACGTCAAGGGCGCGTTCAGCGGAGCGAAAGAAAGCCGCGCCGGGTTCTTCGAGATCGCCAACGGCGGCACGATTTTTCTGGACGAGATCGGTGACGCCAGCCCCGGCTTGCAGGCCAAACTGCTGCGGGTCATGCAGAGCAAGGAATTCTGCATGGTGGGTTCGTCGCGCACCCGCACCGTGGATACCCGGATCATCGCGGCCACGCACAAGGACCTGCGCAAGCTGGTGGAACAGGGGCTGTTCCGGGAGGACCTGTTCTACCGCATCCATGTGGTGGAGATCCATCTGCCGTCCCTGGCCGGGCGCGGCGAAGACATCCTGCTGCTGGCCAACCATTTCCTGCGCAGGTTTTCTCAGGACATGGGGCGTTCTGCCGTCAGTCTGACGGACGAGGCCCTGAACGCCCTGACCCAGTACTCCTGGCCGGGCAATGTGCGCGAACTGGAGAACCTGCTGCAACGTCTGGTCGTTATCGGCGAAGGGCAGCGCATCGACATCACGGATCTCCCGGAGTCCATGCGTTTTTCTCTCGGCCGGAACCGTTATGGCGACAAAACCCTGGCCGAGGTGGAAGCCGAGCATATCCGCCATGTGCTGGCCCGCGTCGGCGGCAACAAGACAAAGGCCGCGGAAATTCTGGGTGTCGACCGCAAGACCCTGCGCGAAAAACTGAAGCGCCAGGGACTGGGTTGA
- a CDS encoding IS1595-like element ISDeor2 family transposase — protein MKNKYAKRSRISEAKVRQIVKLFAVDLNALQIAEIAGVNRNTANRYLAAFRERIARFCEAESPVQGEVEVDESYFGARRVKGVRGRGAKGKTIVFGLFKREGRVYTEIVPDCSKITLQGIIRGRVKLESIIHSDGWRGYDGLVDLGYQKHFRVEHGNNEFANKNSHINGIESFWAFAKTRLVRFRGLPKHTFYFHLKECEFRFNHRNEDSYKLLLKMLRENPLS, from the coding sequence ATGAAAAACAAGTATGCGAAGCGTTCAAGAATTTCAGAGGCCAAAGTCCGACAAATAGTGAAGCTGTTTGCCGTGGATTTGAATGCCCTGCAGATAGCTGAAATAGCCGGGGTAAATCGTAATACCGCGAACCGTTATCTGGCTGCTTTCCGAGAGAGGATTGCCCGGTTCTGCGAGGCGGAGTCTCCTGTTCAAGGCGAAGTTGAGGTTGATGAAAGCTATTTTGGCGCACGCCGCGTTAAAGGAGTCAGAGGCCGAGGAGCCAAGGGCAAAACCATTGTGTTCGGCTTATTCAAGCGTGAAGGTCGCGTTTATACCGAAATTGTCCCGGACTGTTCAAAAATCACCCTCCAAGGGATCATCCGGGGCCGCGTGAAACTTGAAAGCATTATTCACTCTGATGGCTGGCGCGGCTATGATGGTCTCGTAGACCTAGGCTACCAAAAACACTTCCGGGTTGAGCATGGCAACAATGAATTTGCCAATAAAAACTCACACATTAACGGCATTGAGAGCTTCTGGGCTTTTGCCAAAACACGACTTGTTCGTTTTAGGGGTTTGCCCAAGCACACTTTTTACTTTCATTTGAAAGAATGTGAATTTCGCTTTAACCATAGAAACGAAGATAGTTATAAACTTCTGCTCAAAATGCTCAGAGAAAATCCACTCAGCTAG